One Serpentinicella alkaliphila DNA segment encodes these proteins:
- a CDS encoding SpoIID/LytB domain-containing protein, protein MHKYKFNKFFILLLITFLILTGCRPSPRPEGERQAVEKPPIPEGISQGEGQEPRVNVYLVETGEIKEMAFEEYLNGVLAGEMRNNFPLEALKAQAILARTFVMEFVTEKGQSKYEGAHVSTDIQEAQAWNAEEINDLIKQAVQETRGQVAVYDGKYVKAWFHAHAGWQTATAKEGIEHEGEEPPYIQVVESPDSPEAPEEDSNWTATFTKAEVVEAVRNAGQEPGDFNDIEILETGPSGRATRLRIGNAEVSAPSFRLALDSTKLKSMKLESVNVEGDQVTFKGVGYGHGVGMSQWGAFQMAQDGRSAEEIVKHYFKDIEIVKLWE, encoded by the coding sequence ATGCACAAATATAAATTTAATAAGTTTTTTATATTACTACTAATTACTTTCCTTATTTTAACTGGCTGTAGACCGAGTCCAAGACCAGAGGGGGAAAGACAAGCAGTAGAGAAACCCCCAATACCTGAGGGTATAAGTCAGGGAGAGGGACAAGAGCCAAGGGTTAATGTATACTTAGTAGAAACTGGTGAAATAAAGGAAATGGCTTTTGAGGAATATTTAAACGGAGTTTTAGCCGGTGAAATGAGAAACAATTTTCCTTTGGAAGCTTTAAAGGCTCAGGCTATATTAGCAAGAACCTTTGTTATGGAATTTGTAACAGAAAAGGGTCAGTCCAAATACGAAGGGGCCCATGTATCTACTGATATTCAAGAGGCACAAGCTTGGAATGCGGAGGAAATCAATGATTTAATAAAGCAGGCGGTTCAAGAGACTAGAGGTCAAGTAGCAGTATATGATGGCAAATATGTTAAGGCTTGGTTCCATGCCCATGCTGGCTGGCAAACTGCAACGGCAAAAGAAGGAATTGAACACGAAGGTGAAGAACCCCCATATATACAAGTAGTTGAGTCTCCGGATTCTCCAGAAGCCCCAGAGGAAGATTCTAATTGGACTGCAACCTTCACTAAGGCTGAAGTAGTTGAGGCCGTAAGAAATGCTGGTCAAGAACCAGGAGATTTTAATGATATAGAGATACTTGAAACAGGTCCTTCCGGTAGAGCAACAAGATTACGTATAGGAAATGCAGAAGTTTCTGCACCATCCTTTAGACTTGCTTTAGATAGTACTAAGCTGAAATCCATGAAATTAGAGTCAGTTAATGTAGAAGGTGACCAAGTAACTTTTAAAGGCGTTGGATATGGTCATGGTGTAGGCATGAGTCAGTGGGGTGCATTCCAGATGGCTCAAGATGGTAGAAGTGCCGAAGAAATTGTAAAGCATTACTTTAAAGATATTGAAATAGTCAAGCTTTGGGAATAA
- a CDS encoding RNA-binding S4 domain-containing protein gives MRLDKYLKVSRLIKRRTIAKEACESERVFINDKVAKPGTEVKVGDIIEIRFGDKSVKAEILSITEHVKKDEAKEMFKILD, from the coding sequence ATGCGTTTAGATAAATATTTAAAAGTATCACGATTAATTAAAAGAAGAACAATAGCTAAGGAAGCTTGTGAAAGTGAGAGAGTTTTCATTAATGACAAAGTAGCAAAACCTGGAACAGAGGTTAAGGTAGGGGATATAATAGAAATCCGATTTGGGGATAAAAGTGTAAAGGCAGAAATATTAAGTATAACGGAGCATGTTAAAAAAGATGAGGCTAAGGAAATGTTTAAAATTTTAGATTGA
- a CDS encoding HU family DNA-binding protein, which translates to MNKADLVSKMAEKSGLTKKDAEAALNAFMESVEGALEVGEKVQLVGFGTFEVRERKPRQGRNPRNPEQVIEIPASKAPVFKAGKTLKEKIND; encoded by the coding sequence ATGAACAAAGCGGACTTAGTATCAAAGATGGCTGAGAAAAGCGGATTAACAAAAAAAGATGCGGAAGCAGCATTAAACGCTTTTATGGAAAGCGTTGAAGGGGCTTTAGAAGTAGGAGAAAAAGTACAATTAGTAGGATTCGGAACTTTTGAAGTAAGAGAAAGAAAACCAAGACAAGGAAGAAATCCAAGAAACCCAGAGCAAGTAATCGAAATCCCTGCATCAAAAGCACCTGTATTTAAAGCAGGAAAAACTTTAAAAGAAAAAATAAATGACTAA
- a CDS encoding putative polysaccharide biosynthesis protein: protein MKKDNFLKGAFILGAAGIIIKIMGAFFRIPLGRYLGGEGIGYYQVGYTVFNFLMAFTVAGLPTAISKLVSEKRASQDYKGAHKIFKTSFYLLLGLGIVGSLIIAVMTRYLVDNVFKSPNAYYAVLAMAPALFFLCLLASFRGYFQGTKNMTPTAISQVVEQFVRVVIGIALALYLLKRLDIRFAAAGASFGAAVGGAAGLLAIAYIYKRSKGSLVPVGVEHSQFEEQTTKEIIRNILKISIPISLGAAVMPLINMLDTFIVLRRLQDIGFTASEATRLFGQLSGMANTLINLPQVITVAIAISVVPVVAEAAERKDLDTINDNAQSAVKLSLLVGLPAAIGLATLATPIMTLLFPDEPGNPGQVLLFLSFAVVFLTQIQSLTGVLQGLGKPHVPVVNLFIGAGFKLVITYVLTGIPHINVKGAAVGTVFAYFIAYMLNLLSVKKATGVTFGIKDFFLKPVLSGVTMGIIVIVVYRQLVPFLGNSLSTIIAIGIGAATYGIMLLRTSTITKEDLDVLPKGEKIISLLTKIKLMKKA, encoded by the coding sequence ATGAAAAAGGATAATTTTCTTAAAGGGGCATTTATTTTAGGTGCCGCTGGTATTATTATTAAAATTATGGGAGCGTTCTTTAGAATACCCCTAGGTAGATATCTTGGTGGAGAAGGAATCGGATATTATCAAGTAGGATACACAGTATTTAACTTTTTAATGGCGTTTACAGTAGCTGGACTCCCAACGGCCATTTCTAAATTAGTATCAGAGAAAAGGGCAAGCCAAGATTATAAAGGTGCCCATAAAATATTTAAGACTTCTTTCTATTTGTTACTTGGCCTAGGTATTGTGGGATCCCTTATTATAGCTGTAATGACTAGGTACCTAGTAGATAATGTTTTTAAAAGTCCCAATGCTTATTATGCCGTACTAGCAATGGCACCAGCATTGTTTTTTCTATGTCTGCTTGCGTCCTTTAGAGGGTATTTCCAAGGTACAAAAAATATGACTCCAACAGCAATATCCCAAGTAGTAGAACAGTTTGTACGGGTAGTTATAGGAATTGCCTTAGCCCTTTATTTGTTAAAAAGACTGGATATAAGGTTTGCTGCTGCAGGGGCTTCCTTTGGAGCTGCAGTAGGAGGGGCTGCAGGACTACTAGCCATAGCTTATATCTATAAGAGAAGTAAAGGGAGTTTAGTACCAGTCGGTGTAGAACATAGTCAATTTGAGGAGCAAACGACTAAGGAAATAATTAGAAACATTTTAAAAATTTCTATACCAATATCTCTAGGTGCAGCAGTAATGCCCTTAATTAATATGCTAGATACATTTATAGTTTTAAGAAGATTGCAGGATATAGGATTTACTGCCAGTGAAGCTACAAGACTATTTGGACAGCTTTCAGGGATGGCAAATACACTAATTAATTTACCACAGGTAATAACAGTGGCAATAGCCATTAGTGTGGTGCCTGTCGTAGCAGAGGCTGCGGAGAGAAAGGATTTAGACACTATTAATGACAATGCACAATCAGCAGTAAAACTGTCACTATTAGTCGGACTGCCTGCTGCAATTGGCTTAGCTACCTTAGCAACACCTATAATGACTTTATTGTTCCCAGATGAGCCAGGAAATCCTGGACAGGTTTTATTATTTCTATCCTTCGCGGTTGTATTTTTAACACAAATACAGTCCTTAACAGGGGTTCTTCAAGGTCTAGGCAAGCCCCATGTGCCGGTAGTCAACCTGTTTATTGGAGCCGGCTTTAAATTAGTAATAACCTATGTTTTAACTGGAATACCACATATAAATGTTAAGGGTGCAGCGGTTGGGACTGTCTTTGCGTATTTTATTGCATACATGTTAAATCTATTATCTGTTAAAAAAGCAACCGGTGTAACCTTTGGAATAAAAGACTTTTTCTTAAAACCTGTATTATCAGGGGTTACGATGGGAATTATAGTAATAGTAGTATATAGGCAGCTAGTTCCTTTTCTAGGCAATTCTCTCTCAACTATAATAGCAATAGGTATAGGGGCAGCAACTTACGGCATAATGCTACTAAGAACAAGTACAATTACAAAAGAAGATTTAGATGTTTTACCTAAGGGTGAAAAAATTATTAGTCTATTAACTAAGATTAAATTGATGAAAAAGGCTTAA
- the spoVT gene encoding stage V sporulation protein T: MKATGIVRRIDDLGRVVIPKEIRRTLRIREGDPLEIFTDREGEVILKKYSPIGELSEFATEYVESLYESLGNLAIITDRDTIIAVAGNSKKEYIDKRVSKQLERLMEEREVSVLNKGDKIVTLTSDESDENKYSAQVIAPIVTHGDPIGAVIICSKEKGTTMGEVEKKIAATAASFLSKQMEQ; the protein is encoded by the coding sequence GTGAAAGCAACAGGAATTGTTAGACGTATTGATGATTTAGGGCGAGTTGTTATTCCTAAAGAGATTAGAAGAACTTTAAGAATAAGAGAAGGTGACCCTCTTGAAATTTTCACTGACCGAGAAGGAGAAGTTATACTAAAAAAATATTCTCCAATTGGGGAACTAAGCGAATTTGCCACTGAATATGTTGAGTCGCTTTATGAGTCATTAGGGAATCTTGCAATTATAACAGATAGAGATACTATTATTGCAGTAGCAGGTAATTCAAAAAAAGAATATATTGATAAAAGGGTTAGTAAACAATTAGAAAGGCTAATGGAAGAAAGAGAAGTAAGTGTACTTAATAAAGGTGATAAAATAGTTACATTAACATCGGACGAAAGCGATGAAAACAAATATTCAGCTCAAGTAATAGCACCCATTGTTACACATGGAGACCCTATTGGGGCAGTTATAATATGTTCTAAGGAAAAAGGGACTACTATGGGTGAAGTTGAAAAGAAAATAGCAGCCACAGCCGCTTCATTCTTATCAAAACAAATGGAACAATAG
- a CDS encoding peptidylprolyl isomerase, protein MNTIKRKFALAMAIIMVMITVLAACTSEKASAKLPDGAIAVVNNTVISIDEFNKMVALQKLSYEAQLGPGILNEVVDGVTLLDLLKQNVLDQMIMDELVIQQAVKKNVEITEEEVMSSYETFLSMLGEDEDFLQVLQENGLDEDFIKNVIIRKSLITEFYANEYFYSIEVSEEDAREHYETNIELYKNEQVRARHILISDEELAKELLERLKNGEDFAALAKQYGEDGTKEVGGDLDYFSRGRMVPEFEEPVFKLEVGQLSDIIQSRFGYHLVLLEDRIVDEIPFEEEKQYIMDELRSIAFEKHLQELQENSKIIKSEKL, encoded by the coding sequence GTGAATACAATCAAAAGAAAATTTGCTTTGGCTATGGCAATTATTATGGTTATGATAACTGTTCTAGCAGCCTGTACTTCAGAAAAGGCTTCAGCTAAGCTTCCAGATGGGGCTATTGCAGTTGTAAATAATACTGTTATTTCTATAGATGAGTTTAATAAAATGGTTGCATTGCAAAAACTGAGCTACGAGGCACAACTAGGACCAGGCATTTTAAATGAAGTAGTAGATGGGGTTACTCTTCTTGATCTATTAAAACAGAATGTGCTAGATCAAATGATTATGGATGAATTAGTAATACAACAGGCTGTTAAGAAAAATGTTGAAATAACTGAAGAAGAAGTAATGAGTAGTTATGAAACGTTCTTATCGATGTTAGGTGAGGATGAAGATTTTCTACAAGTACTTCAGGAAAATGGCTTAGATGAAGATTTTATTAAAAATGTAATTATACGAAAAAGCTTAATTACTGAGTTTTATGCAAATGAATATTTTTATAGCATTGAAGTAAGTGAAGAAGACGCAAGAGAACATTATGAAACTAATATAGAATTGTATAAAAATGAACAAGTTAGGGCAAGACACATTCTAATAAGTGATGAGGAATTAGCTAAAGAGCTTTTAGAAAGATTAAAAAATGGCGAAGACTTTGCAGCTTTAGCTAAACAATATGGTGAAGATGGTACTAAAGAAGTTGGTGGAGATTTAGACTACTTTAGTAGAGGACGTATGGTACCTGAATTTGAAGAGCCAGTATTTAAGCTGGAAGTTGGACAACTAAGTGATATTATTCAATCAAGATTTGGATATCATTTGGTGCTATTAGAAGATAGAATTGTAGATGAAATTCCATTTGAAGAAGAAAAACAATATATTATGGATGAATTAAGATCTATAGCCTTTGAAAAACATCTACAGGAGCTTCAAGAGAATTCAAAAATAATTAAAAGTGAGAAACTATAA
- the mfd gene encoding transcription-repair coupling factor gives MFQQNVLLNPIRQAGFYETLIRGIESKGGPIVIQGLLEGQKAHLAYGLFEDIKKQICIITYTEMEARQIYEDLKYYFKDNVLFFPKKDLMFYNIETITEDSNEERIKTIEKLLSKEPYVVVTTIDALLLKLPQPGLYNKYQLSFKVGDKINLDEILETFVIQGYEPSEMVETRGQFSVRGGIVDIYPSTEENPIRIELFDDEIDSIRFFEVGTQKSISKASDAKVYPMSQSIIEPKDKTKIIEEINKELAKRVKGLTPEKKENLEKKIKYYIEKIENSASFKGMEIFYPYVDSKGSNLLHYMNHDATVLLDEPNRLKQIANDSIENFRENFKNLLEIGEVLPKQGEVLFSYEDILESYEKHSLVLLSLLPQNMPIAYKRIFQILTRPTQMFHGKIDIFTEELGQLVKRKYSIVILLGTKERALSILEEVRAAGIRAKYIVNDEEIDPNVVNIVLGNINKGFEYVEQKFIVFTDYEIFGVHKRKKQAKKIKNTSPIKSFIDLKVGDYVVHEGHGIGKYEGIDQLRVEGVKKDYLKISYAGQDNLYVPTDQMDLIQKYIGSEEKAPKLNKLGGTEWAKTKVKVKKAIVDMAEDLLKLYAQRQKMKGYAFSEDTDWQRQFEYMFPYEETPDQLKSIEDVKRDMESDRPMDRLLCGDVGYGKTEVAIRAAFKCVMDGKQVAFLVPTTILAQQHYNNFRQRFSEFPVRVEMLSRFKTPTQQKQILEDAKENQVDIIIGTHRILSKDLKFKNLGLLIVDEEQRFGVKHKEVLKQLKQSIDVLTLTATPIPRTLHMSLVGIRDMSVIEDPPEERYPVQTYVSPYNEALIIDAITREVNRGGQVFYVFNRVQGIHRVASHLMDLIPQLKVAVGHGQMSERELEKLMLDFYHGEYDVLVSTTIIETGLDIPNVNTIVIHDADRLGLSQLYQLRGRVGRSNRQSYAYLLFEKDKILSETAEKRLKAIKEFTEFGSGFKIAMRDLEIRGSGNLLGGEQHGHMAAIGYDLYVKLLEETMAELKGEKIERYEDTVIEINVDAYISAKYIKNQNHKIEIYKKIALIRSLQDMYDIEEEIEDRFGEIPSSARNLLLISYIKATAQSIRVQTISQKDKDITISFKDLSKVPLEYISEVLNKYKFRLTFHATEQPYFVYTIKTLDHYVILQELKDIIEKISGMQR, from the coding sequence ATGTTTCAACAAAATGTACTATTAAATCCTATAAGGCAGGCGGGCTTTTACGAAACTCTAATTAGAGGAATTGAAAGTAAAGGCGGGCCCATTGTAATACAAGGTTTGCTGGAGGGCCAAAAGGCACACCTAGCCTATGGCTTATTTGAAGATATAAAAAAACAAATTTGTATTATAACTTATACGGAGATGGAAGCTAGGCAGATTTATGAGGATTTAAAGTATTATTTTAAAGACAATGTTTTATTTTTCCCTAAAAAAGATTTGATGTTCTATAACATCGAAACAATTACTGAGGATAGTAATGAGGAAAGAATAAAAACTATAGAAAAATTGTTAAGTAAGGAGCCCTATGTAGTAGTTACAACAATAGATGCTCTTTTATTAAAACTACCTCAACCTGGACTATATAATAAATATCAGTTAAGTTTTAAGGTAGGGGATAAAATTAATTTGGACGAGATTTTAGAAACCTTCGTTATTCAAGGATATGAGCCTTCTGAGATGGTGGAAACTAGAGGGCAGTTTAGTGTGCGCGGAGGAATTGTTGATATATATCCCTCAACTGAAGAAAACCCAATAAGAATAGAGTTATTTGATGATGAAATAGATTCTATTAGATTTTTTGAGGTAGGTACTCAAAAATCCATAAGCAAGGCTTCTGATGCAAAAGTTTATCCTATGTCTCAATCCATAATAGAACCTAAGGATAAGACAAAAATAATTGAAGAGATTAATAAAGAGCTAGCAAAAAGAGTGAAGGGCTTAACCCCAGAGAAGAAAGAAAATTTAGAAAAGAAAATAAAATATTACATTGAAAAAATTGAAAATTCAGCTAGTTTTAAGGGAATGGAGATTTTTTATCCCTATGTAGATTCTAAGGGCAGTAATTTATTACATTATATGAATCATGACGCTACAGTTCTGTTAGATGAACCTAATCGTTTAAAGCAAATAGCTAATGATAGTATTGAAAATTTTAGAGAGAACTTTAAAAATTTACTGGAGATTGGTGAAGTACTACCAAAGCAAGGGGAAGTGCTATTCTCTTATGAGGATATTTTAGAGAGCTATGAAAAACACTCACTAGTACTTCTTAGTTTATTGCCTCAAAACATGCCTATTGCATATAAAAGAATATTTCAGATTTTAACTAGACCTACTCAAATGTTTCACGGGAAAATTGATATATTTACTGAGGAGCTAGGTCAACTAGTTAAAAGAAAATATAGTATAGTTATACTTTTAGGCACTAAGGAGCGTGCTTTAAGCATATTAGAGGAAGTTAGGGCTGCGGGTATTAGAGCAAAATATATTGTAAATGATGAAGAAATAGATCCTAATGTAGTAAATATAGTGCTAGGAAATATTAATAAGGGCTTTGAATATGTAGAACAAAAATTTATAGTATTCACAGATTATGAGATATTTGGAGTTCATAAACGTAAAAAACAGGCAAAGAAGATTAAAAATACCTCGCCTATAAAGTCATTTATAGATTTAAAGGTAGGAGACTATGTAGTACATGAAGGCCACGGAATTGGAAAATATGAAGGAATTGATCAATTAAGGGTTGAGGGAGTTAAGAAGGATTATTTAAAGATAAGTTATGCAGGCCAGGACAATCTCTATGTCCCTACGGATCAAATGGATTTGATTCAAAAATATATTGGCTCTGAGGAGAAGGCCCCTAAGCTTAATAAGTTAGGAGGAACAGAATGGGCTAAAACAAAGGTTAAAGTTAAAAAGGCTATTGTAGATATGGCCGAAGACCTTTTAAAGCTATATGCCCAGAGACAAAAGATGAAAGGCTATGCCTTTTCCGAGGATACGGATTGGCAAAGGCAATTTGAATATATGTTTCCTTATGAGGAAACACCGGACCAACTTAAATCTATAGAGGATGTAAAACGGGACATGGAATCCGATAGACCTATGGATAGGCTACTTTGTGGTGACGTAGGATATGGAAAAACAGAGGTTGCCATAAGGGCTGCATTTAAATGTGTAATGGATGGAAAACAGGTAGCATTTTTGGTTCCAACAACAATTTTAGCTCAGCAGCACTACAACAACTTTAGACAAAGATTTAGTGAATTTCCTGTTAGGGTAGAAATGTTAAGTAGATTTAAAACCCCTACTCAGCAGAAGCAAATTTTAGAGGATGCAAAGGAAAACCAAGTAGATATAATTATTGGTACCCATCGTATATTATCTAAGGATTTGAAGTTCAAAAATTTAGGTCTATTAATTGTAGATGAGGAGCAGAGATTTGGAGTAAAGCATAAGGAAGTATTAAAGCAGCTGAAGCAATCTATTGATGTTTTAACCTTAACCGCAACTCCAATACCAAGAACATTGCACATGTCCTTAGTAGGTATTAGGGATATGAGTGTTATTGAAGATCCTCCAGAGGAAAGATATCCGGTTCAAACCTATGTTTCTCCATATAATGAGGCATTAATAATAGATGCTATAACTAGAGAAGTAAATAGAGGTGGACAGGTTTTTTATGTATTTAATAGAGTGCAAGGAATACATAGGGTGGCTAGTCACCTAATGGATTTAATACCTCAATTAAAAGTTGCAGTTGGTCATGGTCAAATGAGTGAAAGAGAGCTTGAAAAGCTTATGTTAGATTTTTACCATGGGGAATATGATGTTTTAGTTAGCACAACTATAATTGAGACGGGATTAGATATTCCTAATGTAAATACAATAGTTATACATGATGCAGATAGGCTAGGTCTTTCGCAACTTTATCAGTTAAGGGGTAGGGTAGGTAGATCAAACCGTCAAAGCTATGCCTATTTACTTTTTGAAAAGGATAAAATTTTATCTGAGACTGCAGAAAAAAGGTTAAAGGCGATAAAGGAATTTACTGAGTTTGGATCAGGCTTTAAAATTGCAATGAGAGATTTAGAAATAAGGGGTTCTGGAAATCTTTTAGGGGGAGAGCAGCATGGACATATGGCAGCTATAGGCTATGACTTATATGTTAAGCTACTGGAAGAAACTATGGCGGAGCTTAAGGGTGAAAAAATTGAACGATATGAGGATACAGTTATTGAAATAAATGTAGATGCATATATTTCAGCTAAATATATTAAAAATCAGAACCATAAGATTGAAATATATAAGAAGATAGCCCTAATTAGAAGTCTACAGGATATGTATGATATAGAAGAGGAGATTGAGGATAGATTTGGTGAAATTCCTTCAAGTGCAAGAAATCTTCTACTAATATCATATATTAAGGCTACTGCTCAGAGTATTAGGGTTCAAACTATATCTCAAAAGGATAAGGATATAACTATTAGCTTTAAAGATTTAAGTAAGGTACCTTTAGAATATATATCAGAGGTTTTAAATAAGTATAAGTTTAGACTGACCTTCCACGCTACGGAACAACCATATTTTGTATATACGATTAAAACATTAGACCATTATGTGATTCTACAGGAATTAAAAGACATTATAGAAAAAATTAGTGGTATGCAAAGGTAG
- the pth gene encoding aminoacyl-tRNA hydrolase produces MFVIVGLGNPGNKYEGTRHNVGFHTIDLLGHKFNISVNKLKHKALYGEGRIGSEKVLLGKPQTYMNLSGESVMDIVNYYKVPIEKVVVVYDDIDLEVGKLRIRKQGSAGTHNGMKSIIYNLQKDEFPRVRIGIGRPEKQNLADFVLSRFSTSEEVAIKEAIEKSAEAIESIVTEGIDRAMNKYNG; encoded by the coding sequence ATGTTTGTCATTGTTGGACTTGGAAATCCAGGAAATAAATATGAAGGAACTAGACATAATGTTGGATTTCATACTATAGATTTACTTGGGCATAAGTTTAATATTTCAGTAAATAAATTAAAGCATAAGGCCTTATATGGGGAAGGTAGAATAGGCTCAGAAAAGGTTCTACTTGGTAAGCCTCAAACCTATATGAACTTAAGTGGAGAAAGTGTGATGGATATTGTAAACTACTATAAGGTTCCAATAGAGAAAGTAGTAGTAGTATACGATGATATTGATTTAGAGGTTGGAAAACTTCGAATAAGAAAACAGGGCAGTGCAGGGACTCATAATGGAATGAAATCAATAATCTATAATCTTCAAAAAGATGAATTTCCTAGGGTTCGTATAGGGATTGGACGTCCAGAAAAACAAAATCTTGCGGATTTTGTATTGAGTAGATTTTCAACTTCTGAAGAAGTGGCAATTAAAGAGGCTATTGAGAAGTCAGCCGAGGCAATAGAATCAATTGTTACAGAAGGAATAGACAGAGCAATGAATAAATATAACGGATAA